Genomic DNA from Puntigrus tetrazona isolate hp1 chromosome 6, ASM1883169v1, whole genome shotgun sequence:
GCACAatttaaaagactaattaaattaaaatgacagctgAGGGGTATCAtgtatatcaatatttaaatagcttGATAATGCATGTTATAATTTGACACAAATTAGCCTGTAACTAAAGATATTTGGTCCCTATTTATTGTCATACTATGGCACAGTGAAGGTAGCAAATGGTAATAAACGCAGCTGAACTTAATGATTAATGTATGTGTCATTGTACATGGTAATAAAGCCATGGTATTACCATGGCACATTACAAAAGACGTTTTATTACCACAGTGTATGTTCACATACAATTGTATTACCGTGATAAATGTCACAATCATCAAACACACGCTCATCACAAGGCACATTTCGTATCTTTACATACATCTTCATATATCTACATTTTATGACATTACAGTAAGTTCAAAGCAGATTAACAGGATGATTATTTCCCTTCATGTAACGTTTTTTACTTACTAAATAAAAGGAAGTGCACTCAACACCGTCACGGCTGAGTTCATTCAGTATAAAGACTCCGAAAGCAgaggtgtgaagaaaaaataaactcaagCAAATAATATCTGAAGTCAGATGTCATTTCTGCTGTAAGGGCGCCGCCATGACAGTTATATCCCAGAATGTATTGCGCAGAATGCAgttcaaaacacaaacacgcgATGGCGACATGATTACAAAATCCACTGAGCTCAAAAATTGAAGAAGTAAAATTAACACGCTCAGAATTATGCGACACCCAAggcattatttatcattttaatttgaaccaATCTTATGTACACGCTTCATAAAGTTCTTGTCTGTGTAAGCGTACTTTATTATGTGCGTTTTGCCTCATTCTTTCTgttaatttatgaaaaatattttttcaagttGTTTGAAAATGTCTGCAAATATGAATGTCTCGAATGGTACCAAAACACGTGGTGCCAGTTACTTTTCTCAACACTTGTCAGGAGGAACCAATCGCAGCTGTTTGCGTTTAGTGGTGGAAAAAGtggatttatattattttaaattaatatcttATATCTGTATATACATATCACTTGCACACGtttcttgtgttgtttttgtattttattttatataaaagcctAACCCGGGACGCCATCAgttgtatgtgtgtaaaaatgcCAAGTGTATAATCCCagaaaaatacatcaataaaaatatatcagaaaACGTCCTGTCGTTACAATGGATAAATACTGCAACATACTGAGACACCAGTCATCTGAAACCACATTGTCTATTATTGAGgctttattattaatcaaaaatcacagtcttttaaaatatattttaaacctgCTTACAATAGGAAACCAAAGCACAAATCAGCACAACAAACAAACTAGCAGATTTTTAATACGTTAGAAGGAAAACATGAAACTTAAGCAAGATACACAGATTTCCGTTGGTTTTTAACAAACACAAGGTGCATTTCAGCTAAAAATACTGCTCTTCTATACTGCAAACAAGGAAAATTACTGTAATATACAGTAGTCAGAACAAATAAACCACATCAGTTTTGATGCTACATGCTCAGAGGGGAACTTGTATataattttcatcttttttaatttttttagatttaaccttcatgcatgtaataaaaaacaaacatgggaTCAGTTACCACATagttaaaatgcaaacaaaaaaataggcAAATTATGGAGAGATAGGGGAAAAAGTACATGTGCCAACCAAGACAAATTAAGGACCGTAGTTAAGGACTGTTCAAGGACAAGGATTGTTTCTTGGCTTCCTGTCTGATTATGCCTGAATTCACCTCAGAGATGACACAATCATAGTGCATAGTTGCCTTTCACGTGATTAGAATaagaataaatttgcatttatatgatttCAGCAAAGACCTTTTAAAACTggtatcatttttaattcactcACTGAAAATTGTGTTTGTAAAAACCGAATCAATGGTGAACGCTGAATTAAAAAGCTCTTCCGGTTTGTTGTCTTCCTCTTCAAGGACAGGGCTTTCTTTTGACACCTCTTCGCTGGAGTCAGGCTGAGGTTCAGCACCGTTCTTACTTGACACCGATCCGGTTGACTTCACTGACATGGTGCTATGCACGCTGGCACGTCGACTGTTGCCCTCCGACGTTGAGATGACGCAGCTGGCCCGGGGCAGAGTGGACAGAGCCTGGCCTGGTTTAGGGCTTCGCATCGGCGTGGCGAAGCAGTTTAAACACCCCGATACGGAGGAGGATTTCCCCTGAGTCTCAAGAGCAGGTTTAGACTCACACTCTGTACTTTGCACACTCTGTGTTTTATACAGTCCAATGCTTGCTTTGTCCAGCTTTTGGGCTGAACGTTCCCCAGCGGATCTCCCACTGCTGGTTCTGCGTACTCCACTCCCTGAGCAGCTGTAGCCCTGTCTGAGATCATCACGGTTGGGTCGGGCCGGGGAAGGAGAGTCGCCGAAACGCTGCCGACTGGACGAGGGTGGATCTGGAAGGGGGCTGCTATCACTGGACCAGGCCTCGTTCTCCAGGCTTATGCTGAACTCGCCGCTGCTCGCGCTTGGAGCACGACTCGATTTGCCATTCAGGCCTGGTGAAAATGTCAAGCAGAGGTGTAAAGGAGGTGTTCCATTCTGATAATTTacccacccccatgtctttctttcttcagtcgaaaaaagaaacttttgttttttttatatagtgaaCTTAAATGGTGGCCAATGGGTTAAATGTCCaaattaaagttttcttttcaaaaacctTTATTCCTCGCCTGGGATCAAGCCCTTTGAAGCTGCAATTTAGACCTTTATCCTGCTGGTCCCAATTATAGTCCACTATACTGAGAAAATTCCTGTAATGTTTTCCCtgaaaaattgtatttctttgcaactgaagaaagaaagacatgaataTCTTGGAGTAAATTATcaggaatattttattttggtagtGAAATTCACCAGCATCATGCGTTCCTCTGAAAGTGTAGTCTGCCAACAAATTCTTACCATGATCCTGGCCTTCAGTGCCATTTGCAAGCCTTGGTGGAATTGTTCCTCCTTGAAAATCTTTaccttaaatgaaaaatgtgtaaaCAGGCAATTAGATACTCTAGATACACACTGTGTTCCAATTACTTCCGATGTTTCAAAGGTGGATAATTACTATTAAGACTTTTACTCTGCATGGCAGCAAAGCACCAAAGCGGTGAAATGGTGCTTGCCCGTGCGAAAGTTGTGGCCGCAATACAAAGTTATTGGTTGGCAGAATGTTTCTTTGCGGTTGTTAAGGTGAGTGGCTTTTAGGATGTTGCTAGGGTACTTTTCACATCTCTGTGCATTATTTTATGCCCTACAAGGTTGAATGTGTAAGTACATAGTACGCAAATGCATAGGGTATAGTGTGCCATTTGGAATATAACATTAGTGTTTCTTGGCCTATTGTTATTGTGTTCTgggttgccaaggtgttgctatgctgtGGTGTTGCTCTGAGTGGTTTTTATCCTACAGTATATTGCTTTATAGTTGCTATAGGTTGCTGggttgttaaaatgtttctttgcaGAAGCTAAGGTGTTTGAAATGGTTTCTATAGTGCATTGGATGGTTGCcatggtgttgctatgcagttactagcatgtttttttttattatgctgatttTTGGTGTTGATAGGACAGATAAACTGCATAATGTGTTAACATGCATTTTGGCTTATTACCTTGATTAGAGATTATTGTATGATTGTCTATGGAAGAGTATAGGTGAAATGATGACGATTTAGAGTGTTTTTTTGAAATGGCAATTGTGTGCTGCATTATTTGCTCTTCTGGCTGATATTCCTGCTTCCCAGAGTCCTCATCCAAACATCCCTCTGACTGCAGCAGGTCATTCATGGCTGAGATGGAACATGACAAGAGATGAAGATGACATGAGATGAGGTTTATGGGGCTGAAAGCCGAGGCAGCATTTGTCTGGAGGCATTTATCTCACAttatcacttttttaaaacaaaatgcattgatttaaatgaaaataactgttttgttcatatttaaactCTAATGCCTGACGATTATTAATCTTATCATGCAATGAAAGTGAAGGCACAGCTGTTACAGGAAGGGCAGGATGTGAGGTCTTACACAGAGATCGGCGGAAGAGAGACTTGACTTTGTCTTTATCCTTTGGTTTGTTACGcttaatatgaaacattttcatgGTGCTGACTTGATCACCACAATGGAAAACATGAAGACGAGGGAGGAAAAACatgacagtaaaaatgtttgtgaaCGTTGTCGTAGTAAAAGAAGGAAATTCTTTTAAAGGAAAGAACATGACaaatcacaaaacaacaacagacacATACATTACTCATCTTTTTTGCTGCCTACTACgaattttaagatgttttgttcTTAAATTCTACAATTTAATGAGACatgtatttcatgttttaaataggccatttcataaaaactaaatgcgattttttttgtctttattgtttttttttccttttaaatccAATTGGCTTGCATtgttcagaaaataaaagtacagCATATTTTCATAGTGCTCTgttatcttatttattattaatatttgtgtatatttaatattgtgtaataattaatgttaatatttgatTCCTCatgatatgacccctttaaaacatAAGAATTGTTTGTTACACTTGTTTGAGGTGACTTTGttatagtgtaattataaatttaaatcctgagtaatattaatgaactatATGTACTTACTATAACATTGGGATTAGTGTTTGGCTTAAGGTTACTTGcctgtaattatgcataatgtatttttataataatagtaagtaGATGTAACACgtgtaacaaagacaccttcAAACAAAGTGTTGCCAAATATTGCGTGGAAAAGGACTTCACATAAAACAGGGAAACATATCtcaaataactgtttatttagAGGAACTGAGCTCCTCTTTAAGTTTTTTGTGGCAGGTTTGCTTAGGGCAGAATTTCAGGACCTTTGTAATCAGCAGAGGTTGGCTACCCCATGTCAGTCTTCTGCCACAAATGGTTCTGTTCTTCTCCTGACCTCGGGACGTTGGGATGAAGGTTTTGCTGACTGAGTGGCTTGTTTCTAGATGTTCTTGGCTGGAATGGCTGGACTGTGACAGTTTCGTGTAACTGAGGTTATACTCACTGCTGCTCCTCTTAGGAGACACGGTGTCACCATTAAGAGAGTTGGAAGCAGATTCCTCAGAGCCCTGGGAACCCACAAAGGAGCCGTTGTCGTTGCAGCGCAGGTCATCCAGACCCTCGCATGACTCGGAGCAGAGCTGGGAAGCTGAGGAACGAACATGCTCCTGATCACGATTCCTCGTCTTCATCAGCTTCCTCATCTTCAGGGTAATCCAGTTGCCCCGTCTACATTGATTAATGGTTTGAAGACAAAAATTGTGATaaatagaaactttttttttttaatgcaaaaagctTCACATCACAAGGTGGTACCTGCGTGGAGGTGATGGGTCATAGAACTTGTACTGATCCATGATTTTCTCTTCCAGCTTTTCCTTCTGCCTTCTGAGTTCATTCAGTTTGTCCCTGTCAAAAAAACAGTTAGTCtagtgttttaatgtcataatgTGCCATCAAgagttttcaatatttttgatgaCTTTGGACCTTCACTGTCCACAAGAATTTTCCAGTTTATTGCGTTTTACTTTTTACACATATTATTACGTGGATCTTCTACccaatgaaattattattttatgtaacatatttttttatggttttagttttagttaactatacaTACttcaaaggcaaaaaaaaatattaaacctgAATTTAAGTTCTTTTAGCGtattttaatgcttatttttgtctcatttgtAGTCATCTTGAAACCCCCGTTCACTAGCTAAGGGCTTTCTTTATGgtacttaatataaaaaaaatataaaaaaaatgtcaagctCTAAAAAAGTTCATGCTCTTGTTAATTcgctgcacaaataaaaaaagtagtaagCACACACCACTGTTTATCTGTAAGTCAACCCATATTTACTGTCGTCTGGGTTATGTTTTTGACCTGACATAGTTTTGTTTATGGTTTTCGAGGATAAGGGAATGTCGAAGAACCTTCCTATGTAATTTGATTGCCCTAAACCAAGCAGCAGATAAATTTGTGCTAAAATACCATAGTCTAGGTGCATAGACTTTTATGTCAACAAGTAAAGATATGGAAATTGTTTCGTCTTacatttactaatttattttttgggttaTCCTAATTATGCAATACTAACCATATGTGAGAGCCTTgggtttttcaaaatattaataagctgtctttaaatgatttctgtgctgtataaacaaatcaaatgtcTCTTACATATACTGTCTCTGCTCCACATGGAATAGGTCCTTGCTCTCCATGGTCTGATCTAGCAGGGTTCGGTTCTGCAGCATCAGACTCTGGATCTGGTCCAGCAAGTGTCGGTTCTCTTCCTCCAAGTTTGCCTTCAGCTGGGTCAGCAACTGAACAGAAGCACAAAAGAAAGTAATTCatcatacagtatttatttatttatttttaaatgctagttTAGATGGCAAGATTTTGTCCAGTTTCCACCAGCACAAACCAGGATAAACCAGCATGGTTTGTAAAAGATGGAAGTAAAATCTTGCAAGATTATTCTGCTCTGATTGAGTGAACTGCTACGTACCTCACACTGGTTGGTCAGTTTAATGATGGTGATTTCCAGCTGCTGGTTCTGCTCCTTGACTTTGGACAGCTCTGACTCCAGCTGTGTCTGCTCCAGTTTGCAGGAGTTCAGTTGGCTCTTTATGCTCTTGTGTTCAACCTGAAGCTCCTCATTCTCTGCTAACAGCTTCTGGTAGGTTTGATTAAGCCTAGGaggaataaaatgaataaaataggtTCTACTATTTTATTCTTGTtagttgctttttattattatttatttactttttctggTTTTCTCTTCAATAGATCTAGTGCGGCTACTTGTCTGTTACACCTTTATTCCCCTGTCCAATTATTACTCTCCCTATTTCTTTCTGGTGGTTTTCTGAGTTCTTCTTCAGTGTGTTCTGTGAATTGGCAATCTTATCTTTGCATCGTCCCAGCCTCTAGAAATTGAGCTTTTCTCTGCCCAGTTGGTGTAACCTGTGTTTTGCCCACAGTGTATGCTCACCTTAGATTGTCTTTCTGGATCTGAACCTTGCCTTTTTTTAACTCTGTTTTTGCCCTGTCTGCACCTCATTGCCCCCCCTTCTGCTCGACTATTCTCCTGCCTTTGGATTTGTTGCCTCTCATCTCTCCTAGCGCTTACTGACAGAACTGAGTGTTATTTTTGGAGCTACAGACTGAGCTCTTGGGAACTGTTTGCATTTTGCCTGAgaactatttagtttttttttttttttttattgggcGAGCGCCtatttcagtaaataaaaaaatcactgtctCATCCGCTCCTGGGTCCTTTTCTGTCCTGACACCCTTTATGATTCTTTTTTTGGAATTGATTGGTCATAAGCCTTTTCTTTGcgtgaaaaaacaaacaaacaatatttgtGGCTAACTCTGGTaatgttcactcaaaaatggaTATCCACATTCATATCAGTAAGGCCTACAATCATTCAGTTCCAAAAAGTAAAACTGTGGttactgaaagaaaacaagttaataagatataataatattaataagatatatataatatttcatcataatatagtgtaataaaaaatgtgttttttgtagtTTGGTCATTTTGTACTGGTAACACCAGTGTAACAATGTGAGAAAAAtcccaaaaatacaaaattaaaaaaaaaacgaatttttAGGAGAGAAATTGTTATAACCTGTGTAAGCaaagtcaaaaatgttttgtctaaTGCGATAGGATTTTAGAGTAAAAAATATCCTCTGCAGGTCGTGATCATATGAAGTTGAAACATAATTGAGTCCCATTACTCTTAGTGTGACAGCCATTTTCTCTACTGTTTTCTGTACTGTACACAAAGTAATAAATCAAGTATATCTGAATGCACACAACACTGACCAGTCTTTCTCATCTCTGAGTCTTTGGCACTCTGCTGTTGTGCTTCTGCTTGTGCATATCTCATTCTGCATCTTCTGCTGTTCTTCTCTGAGAGCTTTCTCTAGCCCCTCCAGCTGAGCACGCTGCTGAAGTAGTGTGTTATACCTGGAATCAGGCAGACATTAACAGCGTTATGGTTTAATAGTGCTTGTCTACAGCAGCACATATACATAACacaagttttgttttgaatttttaatgcgGCAAAGAAGccagaataaatgtatttagttattttatgtgGGATTATATCCCTACTCAGAACAGAAGAATCATCATcttgtaaaaacaaatcttacgGTGTTTGTACTAACCTGTCCTCCAGTGATCGGTGCTCTATCTCCAGGGTTCGGTGACTGTTCTCCATCGTGGAGTACCTGTGAGAGAGCACCTCCAGCTCTGCTGCCTGTCTCTCATGCAGGACGCTCAGCCTCTCGTGGTCCCGGAGAAGAAGTTCATTAACGGTGCGCAGATCTTCTCTCTCCCGCATCGCGCCCTCCCTCTCAGCCTCCAAACTCTGCCGTTCCCGCTGTAGCTGTGCGTTATGGGCCATCAGAGAGGAATTCTGGGAAGTTACAGTGGACTTCTCTACCTAAGAGAAAATGAGAATTCATTAGAAGGAAAgcaataaatacttttatataacgCAGCATGAAACTGatcaaaaagtgacatttaaaatgttacaaaagattcatttttcaaataaacactgttctttttaactttctaaaaatttcaatttaatacTGAAGAACGCagatgttttcaacatttataataataataatttttgttgtcTCTGAGAGATCAAATAACACTAAAGATTGGAATAATAGCAGCTGAAAATGCACAAGAATAACTTgcattttagaataaattacaatagGAAACagttatatatttcacaatatttgtcttctactgtatttttgtaaataaacatatgcagcattaaaggaatagttcagccaaaaattaaaattcataatttactGAGTCATTTACATCATTGAGTATTTCCCCCATCGAGTACAACGTATTGtatttggcagaacaaagaaattcatacaggtttggaactacttgagtaTTGGTGAGTAAGACAGAATTTtaagttttgggtgaactaaagAACCTACAGTAAGTCAATTTCTTAAGGCAATTAAGGCAAAAGCTTCTGATTTCATGTGACTTACCTGCAGTTGTGCATTGTGTGTCTGCAGTGCTGTGTTGCTTTCCTGCAAAGAAGCCGTCTGCTGCTGTAATGCAATTATTTGCGCCTGTAACCCATCTGACTGCACCTGCAATGTCTGCAGTTGTGTTTGCAATGACTGTTTCTCAGCCTGCAAAGTTGCATTCTGCATAAGAAAAACAAGGGCCATATAAGTCCAATTTCTGTCGCTCAACTATGACATGATGACGCTTTCAACACCATTGCTGTGGGTTTAATTCCTAAACGTACATGtactgataaaaatgtatatctCACATTTCTCTCCACCTCAATGAGTCGATCCTTGAGCTTAAGCAATGCCCATGTGGCCTCCTGACTCTCCCTGTGCCATTTCCTCTCTGGTGGAGAACACTGTCCTGCGTTTTCCTCCTCATCCCTCTGAAGCAATGCCTCATAGTTCTGTTtgacctgcaaaaaaaaaatcatatatatgaaGAATTCAATAAAGGGATTCTttattgaatgaaaatgaaaaaagccaTGGCTtggcttttttgctttttgttttcaaatatgtTAGCTAAACATGAGTTTGCTTTGTTCTTTCCCAATTCAAGTAGGACtaccaaatacattttattgctttGGACTTGACTTCAACTCACAGTTTTAAGATCCTGTCGCAATTGCTGGTTTATCTTGGCCGATTCTTGCAAACGGGCCTCGAGGGCAgtcattctctctttcttaaTCTTTAGGGATTTCATTAGAGAAGATTCCAGCTCTGACTCCAAATGCTTACACTGACTGGAAATGGGAGAGAGAGTGACGGAGACAAAGACAAAGGTGGTCATTCGACATTTCTAAGGaatctgacatttaaaagcatCACCTTGGGCTTCGCTGAATATATAAGTCTGCATACCTCTGGTCTATAGCCTCGTGATCTGCCATTCGTGTCTCCTGGTTTAACCTCATCCTCTCTAGTTCATAAGTCAATTTCTCAAAATCAGATTCTTTCTGTTGCAGTTTTAACCTCTGGTCCAGCAGCTCCTGGAGCGGAAAACAGtacatttgagaaaaataagAGACCACTGAGAAAGTGTAAAAAGCTACAAAGCCTTTGCTGAAGTGGTAACCTCTCTTAATGTCATCAACATCCTCTTGTCCATTCCAGCCTGTTGAATCAGCTCTTGGTTTTCCTTCTCAAGCTCTTTGTTCTTAGCACAGCATTCATTAAGATAGTTAGCCTTTTTAACCAGGGTACGGTTCTCCTTCTCAAGAACCACCAACTTCAGGTTGCTACTATCCAGTGAGGCCTCCTGAATCTTCACTTGCTGCCGCAATCTCCGATTCTCCTTCTCAAGACAACTCCTATCTTGCTCCAAATGTCCATTCTCATGCACTAGACCTTGGTTTTCCATGTCCACTTGTCCTTGATTGTGGCTGAAATTTAATTGAGGACTCTGGTTTACAGCCTCCAATTCATGGAGCTCTACTTCAAGACATTGAAGATTGCCATTAGTATTTTCCAAGGATGTATGTTCTTTGTTCTTCAAATGTTCTTTGTCAAGGGAATGATTGCTGGTCTTCTGGGTGATAATTTGGCGATTGTGCACATTGGCAAATGCTGGAGTAGATTTGTGAGTCTTACAGTCTATTACATCCATCTGCCCATTTTCCTCAACATCCAATGCATGACCAGTTCCTTGTAGTGCCTCCAAGGCCTTCAACAATCTctggttttctttttccagtttCAGCAACCTACTACAGGTCTTTTCAGTTACCTCCTGTCCCAAAGACTTCAGCTCTAGAACcatataaacatttagtttgattacagttttttttttatttattcacagcttttttttgcaAGCTATCGAATGCTTCTATGTAATAGCAATATGTTGGTTTTAAAGTAAGGTTTGGAGTAATGTCTTTAATTGCATAGCGGTCCACAAGCCTTGTCAAATTGGCAGTgctaatgttttcattaatacCTGAATTCTGTTGGGGGTTCTTGGCAAGTTCTAGCTCCCAGCCCAAACGTTGTGATTCTTCCATACTCCTTTTCTGAGTGAGCTCCAGTATGACGTTCCTTTCCAGCAGCTCCTCTATTCGCCTTCTGTCCACAGTTCTTTCCTAAAACACATTAGACAGACAAAATAATTTGGAATGGCAATAACAGAAATGGTGTATAGTAATTTTGGAGCAGATCTTTTTCACAGATATCATTGCTTCTTCTTCACCTCCTCCATTTCATGAAGTTTTGATTCTAGTAGGAGGTTGTGTTTCTCCAGATGGTGCAGTTTGTCAGATCGTGGTTTGAGACTGTGTAGCTCTTCCACCAGCATGGCCTTACTTTCCATCAACACCTGATTATCTTCCTTCAGCTcctgtcaaaaacaaaaaaagtttaggtTAGATTTCTCACTCATGCACATACACTAGAAACCCCGGGACAGTTAAGATTTTATCAGCAAAACTTTTTATATTGATCTTTACATTCAGCAAAATTTCAGATTTTGCAAATAATTCTACTTCGTGGCTAGTAaaggctgaaaattcagctttgccatcacaggaataaattacattatttttacagcattattttaaattgtaatatttcacagtattgctgtttttacagtttttggtTGCTGTTTTCACTGTTTTCACAGACAACGGCAGCCTTGATGAGGTGAAGATTTCTTTCAATAACTTGAAATTACTACTTTCGAAAAATttatcttaccaaccccaaacttctgaatggtactgtacatgcacacataaacactGTTTTATACACACCTCCAGTTTGACTTTATAAAAGTTCATGTTGTGAAGTTTATCTTGGTAGCGAGCCACTTCACTCTCCAGCTTGTCTGCTCTGATGGCTCTTTCTTTCATTGCATCCAGCTCATCACGGTACATCCTGGCTGCTCGTGCATCTGTTAGCAGCTGCATATTCTGCCACAGACCCCCAAAAGTAGATGGGATAgaactttaaaataacaacCTTAACcatttataaacaaacataacattaatttatacattaacTTGAAAGTGGCCATGTCTATAACATAAAACCATGACCATGTAGCAAATTTTAAACTGTGACAAAAGTGAAAGTTCATTGCTGGAGctttagatattaaaatacttttttttagtacCTCTTGTTGAAGTCTTTTAAGCTCCGCCTCCACACTTTCTAGGTCTTGCCTGCAGTCTAAGAGCTGTTCACTTTTCTCCTCTCTGTTGCAACACAGGAAACAGATGAGGgattaatatataatcatttaacCAGAGAGGAGCAAGTACAAAACCACACAcctacatatgtgtgtatataagcgtaagtacatataaatataaccaATGCAAGAGGGTACACAAATACAAACTACTACAAGCAAACACAAGCCAAACATCAGGCACAGCTTTCCTATGTTTGACTTAAATATGAACAGAACCTGCTACATACAATGcattatagaaaatatatttgcattttctctATGAATTATAGCTCTCATAGATACTggttcttaaaaaaagaacattccCCACTGCCAAACAGATGGTGCACATGCACTTCTCTGGCCCATACATTATACAGACATTAAGCGGCAAAGTAAAAAATATCTCATgctacacattttaaaatcatggTAAACTGTTTTCTGATAGTGCTCTTTAATAAATTTGGTATTAAAATTTagtataataaaaagttaatataaaCACCTAAAATATTTCCGAAATCATTTTTTATAGCTCAGTATGCCTAGAATTATCACtacaaaagatgttttatcTCCAAATGAAACTTGAAAAAGTCTACTTCCTTTATGAATTACTGAAACATCGCacattcactttaaaatattgagaaagC
This window encodes:
- the ccdc88aa gene encoding girdin isoform X4; this translates as MEGEIPVILEQFMSSPLVTWVKTFGQLGDKEGNMLSEYTELVDGIFLNKVMNQINPKGTVQALNKVNNDVCQRAQNLSVLIYHIKSYYQETLHQLIMTPPANVLLLGRNPLCEEGLEEIRKLLLLLLGCAVQCERKEEYIEKIQSLDFDTKAAIAAHIQEVTHCQENVFDLHWLEMEGLCPEEWENLCRSISTNLKMLVDQRDRQFEAIVELMQGKQTIKSVVFGDDSSLTESASSRLSLSQQHLALELTDTKAKIKRLRQELEEKSEQLLDCRQDLESVEAELKRLQQENMQLLTDARAARMYRDELDAMKERAIRADKLESEVARYQDKLHNMNFYKVKLEELKEDNQVLMESKAMLVEELHSLKPRSDKLHHLEKHNLLLESKLHEMEEERTVDRRRIEELLERNVILELTQKRSMEESQRLGWELELAKNPQQNSELKSLGQEVTEKTCSRLLKLEKENQRLLKALEALQGTGHALDVEENGQMDVIDCKTHKSTPAFANVHNRQIITQKTSNHSLDKEHLKNKEHTSLENTNGNLQCLEVELHELEAVNQSPQLNFSHNQGQVDMENQGLVHENGHLEQDRSCLEKENRRLRQQVKIQEASLDSSNLKLVVLEKENRTLVKKANYLNECCAKNKELEKENQELIQQAGMDKRMLMTLREELLDQRLKLQQKESDFEKLTYELERMRLNQETRMADHEAIDQSQCKHLESELESSLMKSLKIKKERMTALEARLQESAKINQQLRQDLKTVKQNYEALLQRDEEENAGQCSPPERKWHRESQEATWALLKLKDRLIEVERNNATLQAEKQSLQTQLQTLQVQSDGLQAQIIALQQQTASLQESNTALQTHNAQLQVEKSTVTSQNSSLMAHNAQLQRERQSLEAEREGAMREREDLRTVNELLLRDHERLSVLHERQAAELEVLSHRYSTMENSHRTLEIEHRSLEDRYNTLLQQRAQLEGLEKALREEQQKMQNEICTSRSTTAECQRLRDEKDWLNQTYQKLLAENEELQVEHKSIKSQLNSCKLEQTQLESELSKVKEQNQQLEITIIKLTNQCELLTQLKANLEEENRHLLDQIQSLMLQNRTLLDQTMESKDLFHVEQRQYMDKLNELRRQKEKLEEKIMDQYKFYDPSPPRRRGNWITLKMRKLMKTRNRDQEHVRSSASQLCSESCEGLDDLRCNDNGSFVGSQGSEESASNSLNGDTVSPKRSSSKDFQGGTIPPRLANGTEGQDHGLNGKSSRAPSASSGEFSISLENEAWSSDSSPLPDPPSSSRQRFGDSPSPARPNRDDLRQGYSCSGSGVRRTSSGRSAGERSAQKLDKASIGLYKTQSVQSTECESKPALETQGKSSSVSGCLNCFATPMRSPKPGQALSTLPRASCVISTSEGNSRRASVHSTMSVKSTGSVSSKNGAEPQPDSSEEVSKESPVLEEEDNKPEELFNSAFTIDSVFTNTIFSE